A single window of Nitrospira sp. CR1.1 DNA harbors:
- a CDS encoding DUF3995 domain-containing protein — MHVTLATALIAIFSALALLHIYWALGGRWAFEGALPTEGGRPVFVPGPGASAAVAIALLMAGAVCGLQAGVLTSGFPAWLPHLGVWGVSFVFAARAVGEFRYVGFFKRVQGTVFARRDSRFYSPLCMAISLLAAGLALTSP, encoded by the coding sequence ATGCACGTCACACTGGCCACTGCCCTCATCGCTATCTTCTCAGCTCTCGCGTTGCTTCATATCTACTGGGCGCTCGGGGGCCGCTGGGCGTTTGAGGGCGCCCTTCCCACTGAAGGCGGTCGTCCGGTCTTCGTTCCGGGTCCAGGAGCATCCGCTGCTGTCGCCATCGCATTGCTCATGGCGGGGGCCGTGTGTGGCTTGCAGGCGGGCGTTCTGACGTCTGGGTTTCCGGCCTGGCTTCCGCATCTCGGCGTCTGGGGCGTCTCATTCGTGTTCGCGGCGCGGGCGGTGGGCGAATTTCGATACGTGGGCTTCTTCAAGCGCGTACAGGGCACGGTCTTCGCGCGCCGAGATTCGCGGTTCTACAGCCCACTGTGCATGGCAATCTCGTTACTGGCCGCGGGGCTTGCTCTTACATCTCCATAG